GTTCCTGTATGCGGATGAAGACAAAGTCTATGGTAATTTCACAACCATAGATGCAGCGCTGTCGCGCGAGGGCAAGAAACTGGCCTTCGCGATGAATGGCGGAATGTATCATTCCGACCGTCGCCCTGTGGGGCTGTATATCGAGGATGGCACGGAGCTGGCGCGCATCGTCACCGCCGCCGGGCCGGGCAATTTCGGCATGCTGCCCAATGGTGTCTTCTGTATCGAGGATGATCGGTTCACACTGATCGAAAGCCGCGCATTCGCGCAAGCGCCGCTGCCATGTCGTCAAGCCACCCAATCCGGCCCGATGCTGGTTATCGACGGGCAGTATCACCCGCGCTTTATTGAAGACAGCGACTCTCGTTTAATCCGCAACGGGATCGGGGTGTCATCAGACGGCAGGCGGGCGGTGTTCGCCATTACCAACACACCTGTGAACCTGTTTGAATTCGCACGCTTTTTCCGCGATCATCTGGACATGCCACAAGCGCTGTATATCGACGGCAACGTGTCGCGCCTGCACGCACCCGGATTGCGGCGTTCAGATTGGGGTGTGTTGCTGGGGCCGATTATCGGCAAGGTTGTTGACGCGGGCAGGCCCGCCCAGTAGCAGGCGCATAAAAAGGCAAAAGGGCATTCCATGGGACGCAAGCGCAAGGGGCGGGCAATATCTGGCTGGCTCGTGGTCGACAAACCCGCAGGCATTACGTCCACGTCCGTGGTCAACAAGGTGCGTTGGGCCTTGCAGGCCCAGAAAGCAGGCCATGCGGGCACGCTGGACCCTGCGGCAACCGGCGTTCTGGCCATCGCATTGGGCGAAGCCACAAAGACCGTGCCCTATATTACCGATGCGCTGAAATGTTACCGTTTCATGGTGCGGCTGGGGCAGGCCACAACCACCGATGATGCCGAAGGCGCGATCATCAACACGAATGATCAACGCCCCGATGATGCCGCAATAGAAGCCGCCCTTGATGCCTTTCGCGGCGAGATTGAACAAGTGCCGCCGCAGTTTTCCGCCGTCAAGGTTGACGGGGAACGTGCCTATGACATTGCACGGGCGGGCGACGAAATGGAACTGGCCGCACGCCCGCTTTGGGTGGAACGGCTGGATATCGTCGCGCGGCCTGACGCCGATCATGTTGAATTGGAAATGGTGTGCGGCAAGGGCGGTTATGTGCGGTCCATCGCGCGCGATCTGGGCGCGGCGCTGGGCTGTCTGGGGCATGTCGCATGGTTGCGGCGCACATGGTCGGGGCCGTTTGATGCCAAGGACGGGCTGACTATGGACCAGATCGAAGCCATGGCCCACACCCCGGACCTCGGCACCTATTTGCGCCCGCTGGAAGAAGGGTTGGCCGACCTGCCCGAACTGCCCGCCACACCGGAAGGGGCTGCGCGGTTGCGTAATGGAAACCCGGGAATGGTGCTAAGTGCCTCGGTCGAGTATGGCGATGAAGCATGGGCCAGCTATCAGGGGCGCGCGGTCGCAGTTGGCGTATACAAGGCAGGCGAATTACACCCCAGTCGCGTGTTCAATCAGGAATGACAGATCTGGGCGATGTCATAACCCGCAGCCATGTAAAAGGCGATGCCCCGTCGGTGGCAGTCTATTCCCCGTGCGAGGCGTTTCGCTACCTGTTAACCCGCGAATGGGAACCCGACGCAGGGCGGGTGCTGTTTGTCATGCTGAACCCGTCAACCGCCACCGAAGTGCAAAACGACCCCACTGTAGAACGTTGCGAACGCCGTGCCCGCACGCTGGGTTTCGGGGCCTTCCGGGTGTGCAACATCTTCGGGTTTCGTGCCACTGATCCGCGCATCATGCGCGCCGCGCCCGACCCTACGGGGCCGCTAAATGATGCGGCCATCGCGCAAAGCGCACTATGGGCCGACAAGATAATATGCGCATGGGGCACGCATGGCGCGCACCTTGGCCGCGGCGCGCAGGTAGAGGCGTTGTTGCGCGCCACCGGACGGGGCTTGTGGCACCTTGGCCTAAGCAAAGCAGGCCACCCGAAACACCCGCTTTATATAGGATACAGCGTTCAGCCGACCCCGTGGCGGCCTGCGACATAGCGCAAGGCCGCGCCGCCTGCCATGTTCAGGGAAAGGCTTCCAGGTGAAGGGTTGCCATACAGGCGTCGGGGCCAAATGTTCCGGCCCATATATCGTAACGGCCTGCCTGCGCAGAACGCAAGCGAATAACCGGGTCCAGGCCCTCATCGTCATCATTGAACAACCATGCTGCACCGGGCGTATTGATCAGCAAGACAGTATCGCAGCCATCGTCAGCGGTGATCTTGAAGCGGATCTTACGGTCCTTGGCATTGCTGCTTAGATATACATGGAAATCCGGCTGGCGCGCCACGAATCCCACGCCGTCAAACTGCGAACAATTCCACAAGCTCAGGTTTCCGCCCGCAGTCACACCATGGCTGCGTTCAGACCAAAGATCATCTTCGCTGTAGCTTAGGTCTTTTCCGGCCGGAAGCGTAAAATCGGGGCATTGCGTGGCCGCAGCCCCCAAAGGCGCAAGCGCCAGCGCGACAGTCGCGGCAATTATGAAACGCATCTATTCCCCCAAAACGGCAAAGAACCTGCGCCTGAACTGTTCCCAAAACACTGATTGAAGGAACGACAAGTTCACAACCGCTGATGCTGTGCAAGACCGCAGACCTGGCAGATGCGCCTATTTGCGTCGCAGCCTGATAACCACATCCACCCGAGAGATTTCTGCCCCTTCAGGGGCGGCAGGCAGTCGGGAAAAGGCCACCTCGCCGGACGGGGCGTCGGTCAGTTGCTGGCTGTCTTCCCAGAAATAATGCGGATGCTCTTCCACGCAGGTGTCGAAATAGGACCGCGTTGCATCCACGGTGATTTCGTTCATCAATCCTGCATCACAAAACGCGCGCAGGGTGTTGTATACTGTCGCAAGCGAAACCGATTCCCCGCTTTCCTTTACAGCAAGAAACAGGCTTTCGGCGGTAACGTGCCGGTCGTGCCCGTCCCCCACCAGTAAACCTGCCAGTGACAGCCGCTGTCGCGTGGGCCGAACCCCTGCGCGGGCAAGCCAGTCTGCCCCGGTACTTAGGGCGTCATCATTAAGTTGTGCAAAATCCGTATCCATAGGGTGTATATAGAGCTTGTTGCACATGAATTTCAAATGAAATTCACTTGGCCGGCCCGCAATCTGTCGTGATGCGCGGGCTTGCATGACTTTGCGGCACGGTGCTAGAGGAAGAAAAGCCATGCAGGAGAATTTCATGTCCCAGTTTCCGACATCCTTTGACAAAGAGGGCCTGTTGGCCTGCGCACGCGGTGAATTGTTCGGACCGGGCAATGCGCAACTGCCTGCGCCACCAATGCTGATGATGGACCGGATCACCGAAATCTCTGGCGATGGGGGCGCGCATGGCAAGGGCCATGTGGTGGCGGAATTCGACATCACGCCCGACCTGTGGTTTTTTGACTGCCACTTTCCCGGCAATCCGATCATGCCCGGTTGCCTTGGGCTTGACGGCTTGTGGCAACTGACCGGGTTCAATCTGGGCTGGCGCGGCTGGCAAGGGCGCGGCTATGCGCTGGGTGTGGGTGAAGTCAAACTGACAGGCATGGTCCGCCCTGACCGCAAGATGCTGACCTACAAGGTAGATTTCACCAAGGCCGTGCAAACGCGGCGCCTGACCATGGGCGTTGCCGATGGCATTGTCGAAGCGGATGGCGATGTCATCTATATGGTCAAGGATATGAAAGTCGCGCTGTCGGAAAGCTGAAGCGCCAATCCAACAACAGGCCAACAACAGGGAGGACGCCCATGCGTCGCGTTGTCATTACCGGGCTGGGGATCATCTCGCCCATCGGGAATTCTACGGATGAAGTTGCGGCCAGCCTGCGCGCGGGCCGGTCGGGCATTGTCTTTGCGCCCGAATATGCCGAACACGGGTTTCGCAGCCAGATTCACGGCATGCCACAAATCACGCTGGAAGATCATATCGACAAGCGCAACCTGCGCTTTATGGGGCCGGGTGCGGCTTATAACTTCCTGTCGATGGAACAGGCCATTGCCGATTCCGGTCTGGAAGACAGCGATGTGTCAAATGAACGCACCGGCCTGATCATGGGGTCGGGCGGTCCATCCACGTCCAATCTGTTTCAGGCGCACAAGATTGTTATCGAAAAAGGCAGCCCCAAGCGTATGGGGCCATTCATGGTGACGCGCGGCATGTCGTCCACGAATTCCGCCTGTCTGGCCACCCCGTTCAAGATCAAGGGTGTGAACTATTCCATCACGTCCGCGTGCTCGACTTCGGCGCATTGCATCGGCAACGCGACAGAGCTTATCCAGATGGGCAAGCAGGACGTGATTTTTGCAGGTGGCGGCGAAGAATTGGACTGGACGCTGTCTTGTCTGTTTGACGCGATGGGCGCCATGTCGTCGAAATACAATGACGCCCCCGATACGGCCGCGCGCGCATTTGATGCCACGCGCGACGGGTTCGTGATTGGCGGCGGTGGCGGCGTTGTCGTGCTGGAAGAACTGGAACATGCCAGGGCGCGCGGCGCAAAAATCTATGCCGAGGTGACAGGCTACGGCGCCACATCCGACGGGTATGACATGGTCGCCCCATCGGGCGAGGGCGGCGAGCGGTCCATGCGGCTGGCACTGTCCACCCTGCCGCAGGGGCGCAAGGTCAGCTATATCAACGCGCACGGAACATCGACCCCCGCAGGCGACGTGACCGAAGTCGAAGCCATCCGCCGCATTTACGGTGAAGGAAACGTGCCCCCCATATCATCGACCAAATCCCTGACAGGCCACAGCCTTGGGGCGACAGGTGTGCAGGAAGCGATTTATTCGCTGCTGATGATGCAGGGCCGGTTCATTGCCGCATCGGCCAATGTCACCCAGCTTGACCCTGCCATTCAGGACGGGGAAATTGCAACCAAGCTGGTCGAGGATGTGGAACTGGATTCCGTGCTGTCCAACAGCTTCGGATTTGGCGGAACCAACGCGACACTTATCATGAGTGCGATGCGTGACTGAGGGGCATTCGATGGCGGGATTGATGGCTGGCAAACGCGGTCTGGTGATGGGCGTTGCCAATGAACGCTCCATCGCGTGGGGCATTGCCAAGGCGATGGCCGGTCAGGGCGCGGAACTTGCCTTCTCATATCAGGGAGAGGCATTTGGCAAACGCGTCGAACCGCTTGCGGCCTCGCTCGGGTCCGACATTCTGGTGGATGTCGATGTCACGAATGAAGCATCGCTTGATGCCTGTTTCGATGTGTTGAAATCCCGCTGGGGAAGCATGGATTTTCTGGTCCATGCCATCGCGTTTTCCGACAAGACCGAACTGACAGGCCGGTTCCGCGACACCAGCCGCGCCAATTTCAAGCATTCGCTGGAAATAAGCTGTTACAGCTTCATCGATCTGGGGCGGCGCGCATCCGAGTTGATGCCCAATGGCGGCACGCTGCTGACACTGACCTTTCAGGGGTCCAACACAGTGACACCGTTTTACAACGTCATGGGCGTGGCGAAGGCCGCGCTGGAAAGTTCGGTGCGCTATCTGGCCAATGATCTGGGTCCAGAAGGTATTCGCGTGAATGCCATCAGCCCCGGCCCGATGAAAACCCTTGCCGGTGCGGCCATCGGGGGCGCGCGCAAAACCTATCGTCACGCCGAAACCAACGCCCCCCTGCGCAGCAATGCAACACTGGAAAGCGTGGGCGGCACAGCGGTCTATCTGGCATCCGATTACGGGGCTTTCACCACGGGCGAGATCATCCATGTCGATGGCGGTTATCATGTGATGGGCATGCCGCAGGTCGACAATATCTGACGACGCATATGGCATATCATTCAGGGAAAAGGGGGCAGTCTGCCCCCCTTTTTCGTGGGCCGTTCCGCACCACCGCCGTCATCTGGTGGCTGAATTGCGCCCCATGCCCAGCCGATACCCTGCGGCTGTCGCACCGACCCACAACACCAGCGACACCGTGCCATAGGCCAGTGCAGCAACTGCCCCGGTTTCCAGCAAAACCAGAACTTCAAACGAGAATAGCGAGAAGGTCGTGAACCCGCCGCAAAACCCCGTCATCAGAAATGCGGTCGCAATGGGGCGCAGTGTGCGGGTTGCCAGATAGCCGATAAGCGCGGCACCCAGAACATTTGCCGCCAGCGTCGCAATATAGGCCGCATCCGGCAGCAGGTGCAGCGCGGCCAGACTTAACGCTATGCGCGCACCCGTGCCCACGGCCCCGCCAATGCCCACCGCCAGAAGTGTGCCCCGCATCCTCAGCCCCCCCAGACGGCCGGGGACAACAGCCATGCCCCCAGAACCACGCCCAGCCCCGCCACGACCGGACCGGATACCGCAGACCCCAGCGCATTCGCACAAGCCGCGCGCCGGTCCCCTGCCTGCCATAGCGTCAGAGTTTGCAGCGCAAGCGTCGAAACGGTGGTATAGCCCCCCAGAACGCCAAGCATGAAAACCGCAAGCACCGGGGGCGTGCCCGCCGCAATTGCAGATAACGGCGCGCCGTCTGACCGCGCCAGCAACGCGCCAGATGCCAGCCCCAGCATGGCGCTTCCCGACAGGTTCACGACCAGCGTGCCCCAAGCCAGATGCACGCGACGTGCAATCCAGGACGACAGCGTTGCGCGCGCCATCGCCCCCAGCCCGCCACCTGCGGCAATCGAAACGAAAAGGGTCAAATCAGGGTGCATGGGCAAGCTATAACCTGCTTGCCCATGGGTTGGAATACATCCGGTTCAGTCCTGCGCGCGCAAAATCTGTGCAGGACGCACGGCAAGCGGACGCAGCGCAAAGGCAAGCCCCGCCAGCAATGTGGCCAGAACACCGCCTGCGATAACCGCAAGTGCTGGCAGCCACTCGAACTGATAGCTGGCCTCCATCACAAAGCGCATCACGGCCCAACTGGACAGCGCACCAGCCCCAAGCGCCACACTGCCCGCCGCAGCCCCCATCAGCGCAGAGCGCAGCGCGAAACTGGCCAGAATACCGCGACGCGACGCGCCAAGGGTTTTCATGACAGCCGCTTCGAACACACGCGCGCGTTCCCCTGCTGCTGCCGCCCCGATCAGCACGACAAACCCTGTCAGCAACGTGGCAAGTGCCGCAAAACTGGTGGCCGTGGCCATTGTGGACAGCGCTTCGGTCACGCGTTCTGCCGCTTCGCGCACGCGGATCGCGGTGATATTGGGATACATATTGGACAGATCGCGCAAAATCGCGCCTTCAGCCGCTTCCAGCGCATAGACCGTGGCAATATGGGTATGCGGGGCTGCGCGAATGGGGTCGGGGGTCATGACCATGACGAACCCGATACCGCCGGTGGAAAAATCCACCTCTCGCAGATTAGCGATTTCGGCGGTGATGTCGCGGCCAAGAACGTTGATGGTCACAGTGTCACCGACACCCAACCCCAGATCAGCGGCCTGTTCGGCCCCGAAACTGACAAGCGGCGGGCCGGAATAGTCCGCGTCCCACCACGCGCCCGCGGTCAGGCGTGTGCCTTCGGGCGGGGTGGCGGAATAGGTTATGCCGCGGTCGCCGCGCAGCACCCAATGCCCCGCCGCCGGATGGTCGCGCGATGGAATGCCGTTCAGTTCTGTGACAACGGCGCGCAGCATGGGCGCGGTTTCAACGCGGTCCACATTGTCATCGCGGTCCAGCCGTTCCAGAAAACCGTCCAGCTGCGTGTTCTGGATGTCCAGAAAGAAATAGCTGGGCGCGCGGTCTGGCAAATCCGTAGAAATCGCGCGGCGCAGATTATTGTCAATCTGGCCCACTGCGGCAAGCACCGTCAGGCCCAGCCCCAGCGACAGAATGACAGCCCCTGCCCCTTCGCGCGGGTTGCCAATCGCGCCCATGGCCATGCGCAGCGCCGTGTGCCCGCGCAAGCTGCGCGACCGCGCGGCGCGGCGCGCAAGCGCACGCACGGCCCACGCGGCCAGTGCAAGCACGCCCAATGCGCCAAGCACCCCGCCTGCGGTTGCGAAAGCCAGCATCGGCACCGCCGCGAATGCGGCCGCTATCGCCACCAGCCCCCCCACCAACGCCAGTGTGACCAGCATATAGGGCCAGCGCGGCCAGCCTTGCGCATTTTCATCAACCCCGCGAAAGATAACCGCCGCACGCACATTTTCAGTGCGCGCCAGCGGCCACAGCGTGAATATCAACGCCGTCAGCGCGCCGTAAATCGCAGCCTCGATCAGTGCCTTCGGGTGCAGGCCGATATGCAGGTCTACAGGCAGTTGATCCGCAACCAAAGGGGCCACAGCAAAGGGCACGACCGCCCCCAAGGCAAGGCCCAGCGCAAGGCCCAGCGCAGTCAGAACCCCGATCTGCATCAGATAGACCGCAAGGATGGTGCGACTTTCGGCACCAAGGGTTTTCAGTGTGGCAATCACATTGGTCTTGCCGTCCAGATAGGTGCGCACCGCCGCAGATACGCCCACCCCGCCCACGGCCAGACCGGCCAGACCGACCAGCACAAGGAAGGATGACACGCGTTCAATCACGCGCTGAACCTGTGGCGCCGCATTGCGGCTGTCACGCCAGCGCACGCCAGCGCCATCAAACTGGCTGTTCACGGCAGCCCGCGCCTGATCCAGATCGCGCCCGTCCAGAAGCAGGCGATAGTTCACTTCGTATAGCGTGCCGGGGCCAAGCAATCCCGCATCCTGCAACGCGTCGGATTTGACAATCGTGCGCGGGCCAAAGCCGAAATTCGCACCCATCCCGTCGGGTTCGCGGGTCAGATGCGCTGTCAGGCGAAATTCCTGAACACCAA
Above is a window of Roseinatronobacter sp. S2 DNA encoding:
- a CDS encoding CrcB family protein; the encoded protein is MHPDLTLFVSIAAGGGLGAMARATLSSWIARRVHLAWGTLVVNLSGSAMLGLASGALLARSDGAPLSAIAAGTPPVLAVFMLGVLGGYTTVSTLALQTLTLWQAGDRRAACANALGSAVSGPVVAGLGVVLGAWLLSPAVWGG
- a CDS encoding ABC transporter permease, translating into MRVAWAIARRELRGGLRGFWVFLACLALGVGAIAAVGSVRGAIDDGLAREGATLLGGDAELRMTYRFATPQERDWIDGFAGAVSEAVDFRSMAVAGQGDSAERSVTQVKGVDAAYPLVGAVGLDPEIPLEQALAVQDGLPGGVMERILAERLDLQLGDVFRLGVQEFRLTAHLTREPDGMGANFGFGPRTIVKSDALQDAGLLGPGTLYEVNYRLLLDGRDLDQARAAVNSQFDGAGVRWRDSRNAAPQVQRVIERVSSFLVLVGLAGLAVGGVGVSAAVRTYLDGKTNVIATLKTLGAESRTILAVYLMQIGVLTALGLALGLALGAVVPFAVAPLVADQLPVDLHIGLHPKALIEAAIYGALTALIFTLWPLARTENVRAAVIFRGVDENAQGWPRWPYMLVTLALVGGLVAIAAAFAAVPMLAFATAGGVLGALGVLALAAWAVRALARRAARSRSLRGHTALRMAMGAIGNPREGAGAVILSLGLGLTVLAAVGQIDNNLRRAISTDLPDRAPSYFFLDIQNTQLDGFLERLDRDDNVDRVETAPMLRAVVTELNGIPSRDHPAAGHWVLRGDRGITYSATPPEGTRLTAGAWWDADYSGPPLVSFGAEQAADLGLGVGDTVTINVLGRDITAEIANLREVDFSTGGIGFVMVMTPDPIRAAPHTHIATVYALEAAEGAILRDLSNMYPNITAIRVREAAERVTEALSTMATATSFAALATLLTGFVVLIGAAAAGERARVFEAAVMKTLGASRRGILASFALRSALMGAAAGSVALGAGALSSWAVMRFVMEASYQFEWLPALAVIAGGVLATLLAGLAFALRPLAVRPAQILRAQD
- the irr gene encoding Fur family transcriptional regulator Irr, whose translation is MDTDFAQLNDDALSTGADWLARAGVRPTRQRLSLAGLLVGDGHDRHVTAESLFLAVKESGESVSLATVYNTLRAFCDAGLMNEITVDATRSYFDTCVEEHPHYFWEDSQQLTDAPSGEVAFSRLPAAPEGAEISRVDVVIRLRRK
- a CDS encoding DUF1643 domain-containing protein → MTDLGDVITRSHVKGDAPSVAVYSPCEAFRYLLTREWEPDAGRVLFVMLNPSTATEVQNDPTVERCERRARTLGFGAFRVCNIFGFRATDPRIMRAAPDPTGPLNDAAIAQSALWADKIICAWGTHGAHLGRGAQVEALLRATGRGLWHLGLSKAGHPKHPLYIGYSVQPTPWRPAT
- a CDS encoding CrcB family protein; its protein translation is MRGTLLAVGIGGAVGTGARIALSLAALHLLPDAAYIATLAANVLGAALIGYLATRTLRPIATAFLMTGFCGGFTTFSLFSFEVLVLLETGAVAALAYGTVSLVLWVGATAAGYRLGMGRNSATR
- a CDS encoding phosphodiester glycosidase family protein, with amino-acid sequence MRTAIKAGLGALALWAAGSSAAMSECARTDYLGASFTICTADVQDDLRLFLYADEDKVYGNFTTIDAALSREGKKLAFAMNGGMYHSDRRPVGLYIEDGTELARIVTAAGPGNFGMLPNGVFCIEDDRFTLIESRAFAQAPLPCRQATQSGPMLVIDGQYHPRFIEDSDSRLIRNGIGVSSDGRRAVFAITNTPVNLFEFARFFRDHLDMPQALYIDGNVSRLHAPGLRRSDWGVLLGPIIGKVVDAGRPAQ
- a CDS encoding enoyl-ACP reductase, whose translation is MAGLMAGKRGLVMGVANERSIAWGIAKAMAGQGAELAFSYQGEAFGKRVEPLAASLGSDILVDVDVTNEASLDACFDVLKSRWGSMDFLVHAIAFSDKTELTGRFRDTSRANFKHSLEISCYSFIDLGRRASELMPNGGTLLTLTFQGSNTVTPFYNVMGVAKAALESSVRYLANDLGPEGIRVNAISPGPMKTLAGAAIGGARKTYRHAETNAPLRSNATLESVGGTAVYLASDYGAFTTGEIIHVDGGYHVMGMPQVDNI
- the fabA gene encoding bifunctional 3-hydroxydecanoyl-ACP dehydratase/trans-2-decenoyl-ACP isomerase; this encodes MSQFPTSFDKEGLLACARGELFGPGNAQLPAPPMLMMDRITEISGDGGAHGKGHVVAEFDITPDLWFFDCHFPGNPIMPGCLGLDGLWQLTGFNLGWRGWQGRGYALGVGEVKLTGMVRPDRKMLTYKVDFTKAVQTRRLTMGVADGIVEADGDVIYMVKDMKVALSES
- the truB gene encoding tRNA pseudouridine(55) synthase TruB, which codes for MGRKRKGRAISGWLVVDKPAGITSTSVVNKVRWALQAQKAGHAGTLDPAATGVLAIALGEATKTVPYITDALKCYRFMVRLGQATTTDDAEGAIINTNDQRPDDAAIEAALDAFRGEIEQVPPQFSAVKVDGERAYDIARAGDEMELAARPLWVERLDIVARPDADHVELEMVCGKGGYVRSIARDLGAALGCLGHVAWLRRTWSGPFDAKDGLTMDQIEAMAHTPDLGTYLRPLEEGLADLPELPATPEGAARLRNGNPGMVLSASVEYGDEAWASYQGRAVAVGVYKAGELHPSRVFNQE
- the fabB gene encoding beta-ketoacyl-ACP synthase I; the encoded protein is MRRVVITGLGIISPIGNSTDEVAASLRAGRSGIVFAPEYAEHGFRSQIHGMPQITLEDHIDKRNLRFMGPGAAYNFLSMEQAIADSGLEDSDVSNERTGLIMGSGGPSTSNLFQAHKIVIEKGSPKRMGPFMVTRGMSSTNSACLATPFKIKGVNYSITSACSTSAHCIGNATELIQMGKQDVIFAGGGEELDWTLSCLFDAMGAMSSKYNDAPDTAARAFDATRDGFVIGGGGGVVVLEELEHARARGAKIYAEVTGYGATSDGYDMVAPSGEGGERSMRLALSTLPQGRKVSYINAHGTSTPAGDVTEVEAIRRIYGEGNVPPISSTKSLTGHSLGATGVQEAIYSLLMMQGRFIAASANVTQLDPAIQDGEIATKLVEDVELDSVLSNSFGFGGTNATLIMSAMRD